A genomic window from Prunus persica cultivar Lovell chromosome G2, Prunus_persica_NCBIv2, whole genome shotgun sequence includes:
- the LOC109947126 gene encoding uncharacterized protein LOC109947126: MCAEDVEKLVNNRLRDLKIGGNFEDALRMEVDRANSSPFTAEIEQVALSKRFSTPSFTCFKGDSDPEIHLKHFKSLMILHKTEDALMCKVFAMTLREAAQDWFHTLPSGLISSFKELAYVFTKEYTSYRTIKKNPDHLLNLHKKSDQSLQDYIKRFKAERANIIGCDDKIGCSAFKRGLPTECELYRELTISPCQTLVEVFATAERYALGDDDQIAAKKADQAAEQASQENSKRRSQPQEGAPAVESYTNFTIPIHQILAQVKDMPWLKKPSPLKGNPTKKDTSRYCTFHEGHSHYTNDCFAWKRHLEDLVRDGHYTEFIAMGAIQQIKDCDVANNEPPRKKSYGSTQS; the protein is encoded by the coding sequence ATGTGTGCGGAAGacgttgagaagcttgtgaataACCGACTTCGAGACTTAAAGATTGGAGGAAATTTCGAAGATGCACTACGCATGGAGGTAGACCGAGCAAACTCCTCACCTTTCACGGCCGAAATCGAGCAAGTTGCTCTCTCGAAAAGATTCTCAACGCCCTCTTTCACATGCTTCAAAGGGGATTCCGATCCTGAAATCCATCTGAAGCATTTCAAGAGCCTTATGATCCTACACAAAACTGAAGACGCTCTAATGTGCaaggtgtttgcaatgacTTTGAGAGAAGCAGCTCAGGACTGGTTCCACACCCTGCCATCCGGGTTGATCAGTAGCTTCAAGGAGCTTGCTTATGTCTTCACCAAAGAGTACACTTCTTATCGGacaatcaagaagaaccctgaccaTCTGCTCAACTTGCACAAGAAGTCCGATCAATCCCTCCAAGACTACATCAAGAGGTTCAAAGCGGAGAGGGCAAACATTATAGGATGTGATGACAAAATTGGGTGCTCCGCATTCAAGAGGGGGTTGCCAACTGAATGTGAGCTGTATCGCGAGCTGACCATCTCCCCTTGCCAAACATTGGTAGAAGTCTTCGCTACAGCAGAGCGCTACGCACTAGGGGACGACGACCAGATCGCAGCAAAGAAGGCTGATCAAGCAGCTGAGCAGGCAAGCCAAGAGAACAGCAAGCGCAGATCACAGCCTCAAGAAGGTGCTCCCGCAGTGGAGAGCTACACCAATTTCACTATTCCGATACACCAAATCCTGGCCCAAGTAAAGGACATGCCTTGGTTGAAGAAACCATCGCCTTTAAAGGGAAACCCAACTAAGAAGGATACCAGTAGATACTGCACATTCCATGAAGGACACAGTCATTACACAAACGACTGCTTCGCCTGGAAAAGGCACCTCGAAGATCTAGTCAGAGACGGCCATTACACAGAATTCATCGCAATGGGGGCTATCCAGCAAATCAAGGATTGTGACGTAGCTAACAATGAGCCTCCACGAAAAAAGTCATATGGATCAACACAATCCTAG
- the LOC18785243 gene encoding TPR repeat-containing thioredoxin TDX, which yields MDKVDEDMSDTKDHFDAKRPDPCRDNDEEIVESDIELDATDVVEPDNDPPQKMGNPSVEVTEEMQDAAQIEKSKALDAISEGKLDEAIDHITEAIMLNPTSAILKATRASVFVKLNKPNAAIRDANAALEINPDSAKGYKIRGMAKAMLGHWEEAASDLNVASKLDYDGEIGLVLKKVEPNVRKIEEHRRKYERLHKEREIKSAERERKRQAEARERDALSALKDGEVIGIHSAKELETKLNAASRTLRLAILYFTTKWCGACRVISPLYTSLAGKYPKAVFLKVDIDEARDVAADWNIGSVPAFFFVRNGKEVDKMVGADKTALEGKIAQHAGST from the exons ATG GATAAAGTTGATGAGGACATGTCAGACACTAAAGATCATTTTGATGCCAAAAGACCTGATCCATGCCGGGATAATGATGAGGAAATTGTTGAGTCTGATATCGAGTTGGATGCTACTGATGTTGTGGAGCCTGATAATGATCCTCCACAGAAG ATGGGAAACCCATCGGTTGAAGTTACAGAAGAAATGCAGGATGCTGCACaaatagaaaaatcaaaagcttTAGATGCCATCTCTGAAG GTAAGCTGGATGAAGCCATAGATCATATAACAGAAGCCATCATGTTGAATCCAACTTCAGCAATATTAAAAGCAACCAGAG CCAGTGTCTTTGTCAAATTGAATAAACCAAATGCAGCAATTCGTGATGCTAATGCCGCTTTAGAG ATCAACCCCGACTCTGCAAAAGGATATAAAATAAGAGGAATGGCGAAGGCCATGTTAGGTCACTGGGAAGAAGCGGCAAGTGATCTTAATGTAGCATCAAAGTTAGATTATGATGGGGAGATTGGTTTGGTGCTTAAAAAG GTTGAACCTAATGTCCGCAAAATTGAGGAGCATCGCAGAAAATACGAACGCTTACATAAAGAAAGGGAGATAAAAAGTGCTGAACGTGAGAGAAAGCGGCAAGCCGAAGCTCGA GAACGGGATGCGTTGTCTGCTCTTAAGGATG GTGAAGTCATTGGAATACACTCTGCCAAAGAACTGGAGACAAAGTTGAATGCTGCTTCAAGGACATTGCGGCTTGCAATCCTCTACTTCACCACAAAATGGTGTGGTGCTTGCCGTGTCATATCTCCTTTGTATACAAGCTTAGCTGGAAAGTACCCAAAGGCCGTTTTCTTGAAAGTTGACATAGATGAGGCAAGAGATGTTGCTGCAGACTGGAATATAGGCAGTGTTCCggcatttttctttgtaaggAACGGTAAGGAGGTTGATAAGATGGTGGGGGCAGACAAAACTGCACTAGAAGGGAAGATTGCACAACATGCAGGCTCAACTTGA